A portion of the Hydrogenimonas thermophila genome contains these proteins:
- a CDS encoding HD domain-containing phosphohydrolase yields MYKILAVDDEPFNLDLIELAFSEIEDIIVETAIDGKDALDKIYSKSPKYYNTVLLDLSMPIKNGFDVLKELKNNDTYKFLPVIVVTANNEEKHNALRLGANDFLSKPVDIEELKSRTLNYCKLSQFQYQLDDINQVLEDKVKERTLKLQKALEVAKETEYEISERLGKASEFRDLETGMHIKRMSHYSAKLAELAGLPKDEVEIILHASPLHDIGKVGIPDNILLKPGRFEQKEFEIMKMHTTIGGKILEGAEKYPVINAGKIIALQHHEKIDGTGYPNGLKGDEIHIYAKIVAIADVFDALTSKRVYKPALDLDVAIGIMKDGAGTHFDSTLLELFFNNINEFLKIRDIFKDESSETPSILNLIEEGRI; encoded by the coding sequence ATGTATAAAATCTTAGCTGTTGATGATGAACCATTTAATCTTGATCTGATAGAGCTTGCTTTTTCAGAGATAGAAGATATAATAGTAGAAACTGCAATTGATGGTAAAGATGCTCTAGATAAAATCTATTCAAAATCTCCAAAGTATTACAATACTGTCCTTCTTGACCTCTCAATGCCAATTAAAAATGGGTTTGATGTTTTAAAAGAGCTTAAAAACAATGATACATATAAGTTTTTACCAGTAATTGTTGTTACTGCAAATAATGAAGAGAAACATAATGCTTTAAGGCTTGGCGCCAATGATTTTCTTTCTAAGCCTGTAGATATAGAAGAGTTAAAAAGCAGAACACTTAACTACTGTAAATTATCACAATTTCAATATCAATTAGATGATATAAACCAGGTTTTGGAAGATAAAGTAAAAGAGAGAACTTTAAAACTTCAAAAAGCCCTTGAAGTAGCAAAAGAGACTGAATATGAAATATCTGAAAGACTTGGCAAAGCATCGGAGTTTAGAGATTTAGAAACAGGTATGCATATTAAAAGAATGAGTCATTATTCAGCAAAATTGGCTGAACTCGCAGGACTTCCAAAAGATGAAGTAGAAATTATTTTACATGCATCTCCTTTGCATGATATAGGCAAAGTTGGAATTCCTGATAATATTCTATTAAAGCCTGGACGCTTTGAGCAAAAAGAGTTTGAAATAATGAAAATGCACACAACAATTGGAGGGAAAATATTAGAAGGTGCAGAGAAGTACCCGGTTATAAATGCTGGTAAAATCATAGCTCTTCAACATCATGAAAAGATAGATGGAACAGGGTATCCTAATGGATTAAAAGGAGATGAAATTCATATTTATGCTAAGATAGTCGCAATAGCTGATGTATTTGATGCATTGACATCAAAACGTGTATATAAACCTGCATTAGATCTTGATGTTGCTATAGGAATAATGAAAGATGGTGCTGGCACACACTTTGATAGTACTCTATTAGAGCTATTTTTTAATAATATAAATGAATTTCTAAAAATAAGAGATATATTTAAAGATGAAAGTAGTGAAACACCATCTATTTTAAACTTAATTGAAGAAGGAAGAATATGA
- the napA gene encoding nitrate reductase catalytic subunit NapA — translation MSSMSRRDFLKSAAAATAASAVGMSVPTEVEAKASKAESGWRWDKAVCRFCGTGCGIMVATKDGKIVAVKGDPAAPVNRGLNCIKGYFNAKIMYGADRLTTPLLRMDEKGNFDKKGKFRPVSWKRAFDEMERAIRKALKEGGPEAVAVFGSGQYTIQEGYAAAKMMKAGFRSNAIDPNARHCMASAVVGFFQTFGIDEPSGCYDDIEITDTIVTWGANMAEMHPILWARVTDRKLSDPDRVKVVNISTYRHRCSDLADMEIIFRPGSDLAMWNYLAHEIVYNYPEVIDWDFVKKHTIFATGFVETGYGMRMPDEAKKLGYSDKELETIKEEASHTVTEREAPGLAPLGYKAGDKMEMKHRGHALGHWEITFEEFKKGLEPYTLDYVAKVAKGDPEESIESFKKKLVALRDLYIDKSRKMVSFWTMGMNQHYRGSWVNEQSYMVHFLLGKQAKPGMGAFSLTGQPSACGTAREVGTFTHRLPADMLVKIPKHRKIAEKIWKLPEGTINPVGYQHIMNIHRQIEDGKIKFAWVNVCNPYHDTANANHWIKAAREKDCFIVTSDGYPGISAKVSDLVLPSAMIYEKWGSYGNAERRTQHWRQQVLPVGDAMSDTWQWIELSKRFTVKDLWGEWTIKGGKKLPNVIEKAKAMGYKEDTTMFEILFANDYYRSFKADDPIMEDFDNTEVFGDSRNVIGSDGKPWKGYGFFIQKALWEEYRKFGAGHGHDLADFDTYHRVRGLRWPVVDGKDTPWRFNVKYDPYARKHAKPGEEFAFYGPALKTIKRGDLKKIDPAKGKINLANKAKIFFRPYMDPTEQPDKEYDTWLCTGRVIEHWHSGTMTMRVPELFRAMPEAFCYMNPKDAKAKGLKEGDMVWIESRRGKVKAHVKTRGRNRPPRGLVFVPWFDERVFINKVCLDHTCPMSKQTDYKKCAVKIYKA, via the coding sequence ATGTCATCTATGTCACGACGTGACTTCCTGAAGAGTGCTGCGGCTGCTACTGCTGCAAGTGCTGTTGGGATGTCAGTTCCTACTGAAGTAGAAGCAAAAGCCAGTAAAGCTGAGAGCGGATGGCGATGGGATAAAGCCGTATGCCGTTTCTGTGGTACTGGATGTGGTATTATGGTTGCAACAAAAGATGGAAAAATTGTTGCAGTAAAAGGTGACCCAGCAGCACCAGTAAATAGAGGTCTTAACTGTATTAAAGGTTATTTTAACGCAAAAATTATGTATGGTGCTGACCGCCTTACCACTCCACTTCTAAGAATGGATGAAAAAGGTAACTTCGATAAAAAAGGAAAGTTCCGTCCAGTTAGTTGGAAAAGAGCTTTCGATGAGATGGAGCGTGCTATTCGTAAAGCACTAAAAGAGGGTGGTCCTGAAGCTGTTGCAGTATTTGGTTCTGGACAGTACACTATTCAAGAGGGTTATGCTGCTGCAAAAATGATGAAAGCAGGTTTTAGATCTAACGCTATTGATCCAAATGCTCGCCACTGTATGGCATCTGCTGTTGTTGGATTCTTCCAAACATTCGGTATCGATGAGCCGTCTGGATGTTATGATGACATTGAAATTACCGATACTATTGTAACCTGGGGTGCCAATATGGCAGAGATGCACCCAATTCTTTGGGCTCGTGTAACAGACCGAAAACTCTCTGACCCTGATAGAGTTAAAGTTGTTAACATCTCTACATATAGACACCGATGTTCTGACCTAGCAGATATGGAAATTATTTTCCGCCCAGGTTCAGATCTAGCAATGTGGAACTATCTTGCACATGAAATTGTTTACAACTACCCTGAAGTAATTGATTGGGATTTTGTTAAGAAGCATACAATTTTTGCTACAGGGTTTGTTGAAACAGGTTACGGTATGAGAATGCCAGATGAAGCCAAAAAACTTGGTTATAGCGATAAAGAACTTGAAACAATTAAAGAAGAAGCAAGCCATACTGTAACTGAAAGAGAAGCTCCTGGTTTAGCACCACTTGGATACAAAGCTGGTGATAAAATGGAGATGAAACATAGAGGTCATGCTCTTGGTCACTGGGAAATCACTTTTGAAGAGTTTAAAAAAGGTTTAGAGCCTTATACATTAGATTATGTAGCAAAAGTTGCAAAAGGTGATCCTGAAGAAAGCATTGAAAGCTTTAAGAAAAAACTTGTAGCACTTCGTGATCTTTACATCGATAAGAGCCGCAAAATGGTTAGCTTCTGGACCATGGGTATGAACCAGCACTATCGAGGTTCTTGGGTTAATGAGCAATCTTACATGGTTCACTTCCTTCTTGGAAAACAAGCAAAACCAGGTATGGGTGCATTCTCTCTAACTGGACAGCCTTCAGCTTGTGGTACTGCTCGTGAAGTTGGTACATTTACTCACCGCTTGCCAGCAGACATGCTTGTTAAAATTCCTAAACATAGAAAAATTGCTGAAAAAATCTGGAAACTTCCAGAAGGTACAATCAACCCTGTTGGGTACCAGCATATTATGAATATCCATCGACAAATAGAAGATGGTAAAATTAAATTTGCATGGGTAAACGTATGTAACCCTTACCATGACACTGCAAATGCAAACCACTGGATTAAAGCAGCTCGTGAAAAAGATTGCTTTATCGTAACATCTGACGGATACCCTGGAATCTCTGCAAAAGTTTCTGACCTTGTTCTTCCATCTGCAATGATTTATGAAAAATGGGGATCATACGGTAATGCAGAGCGACGTACACAGCACTGGAGACAGCAAGTTCTTCCTGTTGGTGATGCAATGAGTGATACTTGGCAGTGGATAGAACTTTCTAAACGCTTTACAGTTAAAGACCTTTGGGGTGAATGGACTATCAAAGGTGGTAAAAAACTTCCAAATGTCATTGAAAAAGCTAAAGCGATGGGATATAAAGAAGATACTACAATGTTCGAAATCCTTTTCGCTAATGATTACTACAGAAGCTTTAAAGCTGATGATCCGATTATGGAAGACTTTGACAATACTGAAGTATTTGGTGACAGCCGAAATGTTATCGGTAGTGATGGAAAGCCTTGGAAAGGGTATGGATTCTTTATTCAAAAAGCTCTTTGGGAAGAGTATCGCAAGTTTGGTGCTGGTCACGGTCATGACTTAGCAGATTTTGATACTTACCATAGAGTACGCGGACTTCGCTGGCCTGTTGTTGATGGTAAAGATACTCCATGGCGATTTAATGTTAAATATGATCCATATGCTCGTAAGCATGCTAAACCAGGTGAAGAGTTTGCATTCTATGGACCAGCTCTTAAAACAATTAAGCGTGGTGATCTTAAAAAGATTGATCCAGCAAAAGGTAAAATTAACCTTGCAAACAAAGCTAAAATCTTCTTCAGGCCTTACATGGATCCAACAGAACAGCCAGATAAAGAGTATGATACTTGGCTATGTACAGGTCGTGTAATTGAACACTGGCACAGTGGTACTATGACAATGCGCGTTCCTGAACTTTTCCGTGCAATGCCTGAAGCATTCTGCTATATGAACCCTAAAGATGCAAAAGCAAAAGGTCTTAAAGAGGGCGATATGGTATGGATCGAAAGCCGCCGTGGTAAAGTTAAAGCACACGTTAAAACTCGTGGTCGTAACAGACCTCCTCGTGGTTTGGTTTTCGTGCCTTGGTTTGATGAGCGTGTATTCATTAACAAAGTTTGTCTTGATCACACTTGCCCAATGTCAAAACAGACAGACTATAAAAAGTGTGCAGTTAAAATCTATAAAGCATAA
- the napG gene encoding ferredoxin-type protein NapG produces the protein MNTQNPKKDTKTSISERRRFLSIMAQSIGLSALGGIIWTGYVEEAKASPLLLRPPAALPEPKFLRTCIKCGQCAEACPYDTLLMAKPGDGLPMGTPYFIPRDIPCYMCTDIPCVPVCPTGALDEDAVSSVVDGKKVLDINKAQMGLAVVDHESCVAFWGIQCDACYRACPVLGKAITIEFIRNERTGKHAKLVPVVHADHCTGCGLCERACVTEKAAIFVLPRDIAMGKPGDYYVKGWSKKDQERIKQRDLTKLETKTERSEKKPQDYLNMDEGLFDD, from the coding sequence TTGAACACTCAAAACCCAAAAAAAGATACAAAAACCAGTATAAGTGAGAGAAGACGGTTTCTGAGTATTATGGCTCAGAGTATCGGTCTTTCAGCTCTTGGTGGAATTATATGGACAGGGTATGTAGAAGAGGCAAAAGCTTCACCTCTGCTTTTACGCCCACCTGCTGCACTTCCTGAACCAAAGTTCTTGAGAACCTGTATAAAGTGTGGACAGTGTGCTGAAGCTTGCCCTTACGATACTCTGCTAATGGCAAAACCAGGAGATGGTTTACCAATGGGAACACCATACTTCATTCCAAGAGATATTCCTTGTTATATGTGTACAGATATTCCTTGTGTACCTGTATGTCCTACAGGTGCGTTGGATGAAGATGCAGTTTCCAGTGTCGTAGATGGTAAAAAAGTACTTGATATCAACAAAGCACAGATGGGGCTTGCTGTAGTTGATCATGAATCGTGTGTAGCATTCTGGGGTATACAATGTGATGCTTGCTATCGTGCCTGTCCTGTTCTTGGAAAAGCTATTACAATTGAGTTTATCCGAAATGAGAGAACAGGTAAGCATGCAAAACTTGTACCTGTTGTTCATGCAGATCATTGTACTGGATGTGGTTTATGTGAACGTGCTTGTGTAACTGAAAAAGCTGCTATCTTTGTCTTACCTAGAGATATCGCTATGGGAAAACCTGGTGACTACTATGTCAAAGGTTGGAGCAAAAAAGATCAGGAACGCATTAAACAGCGTGATCTGACCAAACTTGAAACCAAAACTGAGCGTAGCGAAAAGAAACCGCAAGACTATTTAAATATGGATGAGGGGTTGTTCGATGACTAG
- the napH gene encoding quinol dehydrogenase ferredoxin subunit NapH: MRYLILRRITQVGLLFLYFAANAYGWKILSGTLSSSKLFDTIPLSDPFAVLQMLSAGALMGINVFVGAVIIILFYGIIGGRAFCSWVCPVNMITDLANWLRRKLLLDKAERKVWISRNTRYWVIGLSLIVSAITGLAAFELVSPITIFNRGIIFGMGMTGAVLVAIFLFDLFGVKNGWCGHICPLGGIYSLIGRFSLIRVKHNQQNCTLCMKCKEVCPENQVLFMIGKDSTTVNMGECSNCARCIEVCDDDALRFSIRDFAKRKESK, encoded by the coding sequence ATGAGATATCTGATCCTCAGACGTATTACTCAAGTCGGACTCCTCTTTCTATATTTTGCTGCAAATGCATATGGTTGGAAAATTTTAAGTGGAACATTAAGTTCATCAAAACTTTTTGATACTATTCCACTTAGTGATCCTTTTGCTGTATTGCAGATGCTTTCTGCTGGAGCATTGATGGGTATTAATGTTTTTGTTGGTGCCGTTATTATTATTCTTTTTTATGGGATAATTGGAGGACGTGCATTTTGTAGTTGGGTATGCCCTGTTAATATGATTACAGATTTGGCTAACTGGCTAAGACGAAAACTTTTGCTTGACAAAGCAGAACGAAAAGTATGGATCAGCAGAAATACTCGTTATTGGGTAATTGGGCTCTCTCTTATTGTTTCAGCTATTACAGGTCTTGCTGCGTTTGAGCTTGTCAGCCCTATAACAATTTTTAATCGCGGTATTATATTTGGAATGGGAATGACAGGTGCTGTTCTAGTAGCTATTTTTCTCTTTGACCTATTTGGAGTTAAAAATGGTTGGTGTGGACATATTTGTCCTCTTGGAGGTATTTACTCTTTAATTGGACGATTCAGTCTAATTCGGGTTAAACATAATCAGCAAAATTGTACACTATGTATGAAATGTAAAGAGGTTTGTCCTGAAAACCAAGTTCTTTTTATGATAGGCAAAGATAGTACAACAGTAAATATGGGTGAATGCTCCAACTGTGCACGTTGTATCGAAGTATGTGATGATGATGCACTTAGGTTTAGTATAAGAGATTTTGCAAAAAGGAAGGAGTCAAAATGA
- a CDS encoding nitrate reductase cytochrome c-type subunit, which produces MKKIIQSALCAALILGLNACANNEGASNVGNSEAANAKTVITEEELGLRKENLYTEQGIAPVTADFTKPAPGMSKKIDRSYENAPPLIPHSVDGMLPITIKNNACTGCHMPAVAKSVNATPISPTHFKDFFAETKENLKKYKGSKVHADESDIAPQRYNCSQCHVPQANVKPLVENKFQPDYRNPNEKQKSNLIDTLNEGVR; this is translated from the coding sequence ATGAAAAAAATTATTCAATCAGCCCTCTGCGCAGCATTGATACTGGGTCTTAATGCTTGTGCTAACAATGAAGGGGCAAGTAATGTAGGAAATAGTGAAGCTGCCAATGCCAAAACTGTAATAACAGAAGAGGAGCTTGGTCTTAGAAAAGAGAACCTTTATACGGAACAAGGAATAGCACCAGTAACAGCAGATTTTACAAAACCGGCACCTGGTATGTCTAAAAAAATTGATCGCTCTTATGAAAATGCTCCTCCACTTATTCCTCACAGTGTAGATGGTATGTTGCCTATTACTATTAAAAATAATGCATGTACCGGATGTCATATGCCGGCAGTTGCAAAAAGTGTGAATGCAACACCAATTTCACCAACCCATTTCAAAGACTTTTTTGCTGAAACAAAAGAGAATTTGAAAAAATATAAGGGTTCTAAAGTTCATGCTGATGAGAGTGATATTGCTCCACAAAGATACAACTGCTCTCAGTGCCACGTACCTCAAGCAAATGTAAAACCTTTGGTTGAAAATAAATTCCAGCCAGATTACAGAAACCCTAATGAAAAACAGAAATCAAATCTAATTGATACTCTAAATGAGGGTGTTCGCTAA
- a CDS encoding ferredoxin-type protein NapF, translated as MPDIERRRLFASVSSLISNQKREEKSRVYPPYCSDESLFLKLCPECIDKPCAKACEEEIIFIDENGVPTLNFAERGCTFCDACVDACKNDVLNDKSLNSIKATVEINVLKCIAWHQVMCSSCKEPCLEDAITFLGLFRPEIDNGKCTSCGWCLSVCPADAIEVIPNI; from the coding sequence ATGCCTGATATTGAAAGACGGAGGCTTTTTGCCTCTGTCTCATCTTTAATAAGTAATCAAAAGAGGGAAGAAAAAAGTAGAGTTTACCCTCCTTATTGCTCTGATGAGTCTCTTTTTCTCAAGCTATGTCCAGAATGTATAGATAAACCTTGTGCCAAAGCGTGTGAAGAAGAGATAATATTTATTGATGAAAATGGAGTGCCTACTCTAAATTTTGCAGAGAGAGGCTGTACTTTTTGTGATGCTTGTGTTGATGCTTGTAAAAATGATGTTCTTAATGATAAATCATTGAACTCAATTAAAGCAACAGTTGAAATAAATGTATTAAAGTGTATAGCTTGGCACCAAGTTATGTGTAGTAGTTGCAAAGAGCCTTGTTTAGAAGATGCTATCACTTTTTTAGGACTTTTTAGACCAGAAATAGATAATGGAAAATGTACATCTTGCGGATGGTGTTTATCAGTTTGCCCTGCTGATGCAATAGAAGTTATACCTAACATATAA
- a CDS encoding chaperone NapD, producing MNISSIVVQVRSEYIDEVVNTLKESDFCDYHFHDKSIGKIIVTVEGENISEEIEKVKKIQAVPHVIAADMMMAYSEDELEAERSKLETGPNVPEMLNDDTIRAEDIVYNGDLKKKII from the coding sequence ATGAATATTTCTAGCATAGTTGTACAAGTTCGTAGTGAATATATTGATGAAGTTGTAAATACTCTTAAAGAGTCTGATTTTTGTGATTATCACTTTCATGATAAATCTATAGGTAAAATAATTGTAACAGTTGAAGGTGAAAATATTAGTGAAGAGATAGAAAAAGTAAAAAAGATTCAAGCTGTACCACATGTCATAGCTGCTGATATGATGATGGCTTATAGTGAAGATGAGCTTGAAGCTGAAAGATCAAAATTAGAAACAGGTCCAAATGTACCTGAAATGCTTAATGATGACACAATTCGCGCCGAAGATATTGTTTATAACGGCGATCTTAAGAAAAAAATAATATAA
- a CDS encoding cytochrome c3 family protein, producing MALFTIILIGIVVGAVGSFTTAVMVEKTSGKEFCTQCHTMQPMADSYLADIHGGKNKEGLTAKCVDCHLPHDSLMGYLVEKAKTGIHDVWAEFTYDKSKIDWQEKRKHAKHFVFDSGCLHCHTNLKDATMGTPKGFIAHKAYFLDKKKKCVECHENVGHHSLGDYISQIQTKEKK from the coding sequence ATGGCTCTATTCACAATCATCTTGATAGGAATAGTTGTGGGCGCAGTTGGCTCATTTACAACAGCAGTTATGGTAGAGAAAACCAGCGGGAAAGAGTTCTGTACCCAGTGTCATACTATGCAGCCCATGGCTGACTCCTATCTGGCTGATATACATGGGGGCAAAAATAAAGAGGGTCTGACAGCAAAATGTGTTGATTGTCACTTACCTCATGATTCTCTTATGGGGTATTTGGTAGAGAAGGCTAAAACAGGCATACATGATGTTTGGGCTGAATTTACATATGACAAAAGCAAAATTGATTGGCAAGAGAAGCGCAAGCATGCCAAACATTTTGTATTTGATAGTGGATGTCTACATTGTCATACTAATCTTAAAGATGCAACAATGGGCACACCTAAAGGATTTATAGCTCATAAGGCTTATTTCCTTGATAAAAAGAAAAAGTGTGTCGAGTGTCATGAAAATGTAGGTCACCATAGTTTAGGTGATTACATTTCTCAAATCCAAACTAAGGAGAAAAAGTGA
- a CDS encoding multiheme c-type cytochrome gives MRFKSLMIATLLASAFSISANASAKATEHVGDISPKNLKVTRGMTAEAKRCVECHAEKTPGHVNDWKQSRHGHVGVSCIDCHGVKKDNPMAAQNCPGVKGTKTYVSVLVSPKTCEKCHPNEVEEFQHSGHARGALQVRSKAGMQALMKKIEGRDHPKFKNSPEATGCMQCHGSIIELDANKQPTAETWPNYGIGNVYPDGGVGNCKSCHSGHKFSIEEARKPAACASCHLGPDHPDIEIYNNSMHGHIYNTEGNTWKYDSAPDAWEPGDYRAPTCATCHMSGIGDLRTTHNVSRRLKWNIWAPISKLRDGGYDTAVSTYEKTGKITKGNPLAGHPDGHKAGRAEMEKVCKSCHTTLHTKNFFKMADQHVELYNVYAKEAKGMIDELTKKGLMMKDKWSDPAFKVWYHLWHHQGRRMRQGALMGAPDYAHWHGVFELQQDIRELRAIYNQRIKSGKIEH, from the coding sequence ATGCGGTTTAAGTCATTGATGATCGCTACTTTGCTGGCATCTGCATTTAGCATATCTGCTAATGCATCAGCAAAAGCGACTGAACATGTTGGGGATATCAGCCCTAAAAACTTGAAAGTTACTCGTGGAATGACAGCAGAAGCAAAACGCTGTGTTGAGTGTCACGCTGAAAAAACACCTGGTCATGTAAATGATTGGAAACAGAGTCGACACGGACATGTTGGAGTATCTTGTATTGACTGTCACGGTGTCAAAAAAGATAACCCAATGGCAGCTCAAAACTGTCCAGGAGTAAAAGGAACAAAAACATACGTTTCTGTACTTGTAAGTCCAAAAACTTGTGAAAAATGTCACCCTAATGAGGTTGAAGAGTTTCAACATAGTGGTCATGCTCGTGGTGCACTTCAAGTTCGTTCAAAAGCTGGTATGCAAGCTTTAATGAAGAAAATTGAAGGTCGTGATCACCCAAAATTCAAAAACTCACCTGAAGCTACTGGATGTATGCAGTGCCATGGTTCAATCATTGAGCTTGATGCAAACAAACAACCAACTGCTGAAACTTGGCCAAACTATGGTATTGGTAATGTATACCCTGATGGTGGTGTAGGTAACTGTAAATCTTGCCACAGTGGACACAAGTTCTCTATTGAAGAGGCTCGTAAACCAGCTGCTTGTGCAAGTTGTCACTTAGGACCTGACCATCCAGATATTGAGATTTACAACAACTCTATGCATGGACATATCTATAATACAGAGGGTAATACTTGGAAATATGACTCTGCTCCAGATGCTTGGGAACCAGGTGATTATCGTGCGCCAACTTGTGCTACTTGTCATATGAGTGGTATTGGTGATCTTAGAACTACTCACAATGTTAGTCGACGACTTAAGTGGAATATCTGGGCTCCAATTTCTAAACTTAGAGATGGTGGATATGACACAGCTGTAAGTACTTATGAGAAAACTGGAAAAATTACTAAAGGTAATCCTTTAGCTGGACACCCAGATGGACATAAAGCTGGTCGTGCAGAGATGGAAAAAGTATGTAAGTCTTGCCATACAACACTTCATACTAAAAACTTCTTCAAAATGGCTGATCAACATGTAGAACTTTACAATGTATATGCTAAAGAAGCTAAAGGTATGATCGATGAGTTGACCAAAAAAGGTCTAATGATGAAAGATAAGTGGTCTGATCCTGCATTTAAAGTATGGTATCATCTATGGCACCATCAAGGACGACGTATGAGACAAGGTGCACTTATGGGAGCTCCTGACTATGCTCACTGGCATGGTGTATTCGAACTTCAGCAAGATATTCGTGAGTTGAGAGCAATCTACAACCAAAGAATTAAAAGCGGAAAAATAGAGCACTAA
- a CDS encoding foldase protein PrsA, with protein sequence MKKLFFSIIALLILSFSVQASDVLAIVNGYKITTDVAPRNFNDLNSSEKHKIVNRLIEKYLAANYALNTDIVNDPEYKKVLKHILNLSSKPKKSETLASAVKKSTGYTEEQLFSKKGLLAFDFILEKKANSMKPDEKVLREYYEKNKFKYDTPAMVELATIVVDSKEEAEKIMKELKGSKGDYKLFSSLAKKYSKAPDAIDGGYMGKIPISDLNEEISKYILPLDRGEHTKPIKTVFGYQIYYVINQIPAVNTTFDMVKERVKDEYIRKEVKKWAFDTIHKLKNSAKIELKID encoded by the coding sequence TTGAAAAAGCTATTTTTTTCAATTATTGCACTATTAATACTAAGTTTCTCTGTTCAGGCTTCAGACGTTTTGGCAATTGTCAATGGCTATAAAATTACAACAGATGTTGCACCTAGAAATTTCAATGACTTAAATAGTTCGGAGAAACATAAAATAGTAAACAGACTTATAGAAAAATATTTAGCAGCAAATTATGCACTTAATACAGATATTGTCAATGATCCAGAATATAAAAAGGTTTTGAAGCATATCTTAAATCTGTCTTCAAAACCTAAAAAAAGTGAAACTTTGGCTTCAGCTGTAAAAAAAAGTACAGGTTATACTGAGGAGCAGCTTTTCAGTAAAAAAGGTCTTTTAGCTTTTGATTTTATTTTGGAAAAAAAAGCAAACTCTATGAAGCCTGATGAAAAAGTTTTAAGAGAGTATTACGAAAAGAATAAATTTAAGTATGATACTCCAGCAATGGTTGAACTTGCTACAATTGTTGTAGATAGCAAAGAAGAAGCAGAAAAAATAATGAAAGAGTTAAAAGGTTCAAAAGGAGATTATAAACTCTTTAGTTCATTAGCAAAAAAGTATTCAAAAGCTCCTGATGCCATTGATGGTGGATATATGGGTAAAATACCTATAAGTGATTTAAATGAAGAGATAAGTAAATATATTTTGCCTCTTGACCGAGGAGAACATACTAAGCCTATTAAAACAGTTTTTGGATATCAGATCTATTATGTAATCAATCAAATTCCAGCTGTTAATACAACTTTTGATATGGTAAAAGAGCGTGTCAAAGATGAGTATATTCGCAAAGAAGTTAAAAAATGGGCATTTGATACTATTCATAAGTTAAAAAATTCTGCTAAAATAGAGCTAAAAATAGATTAA
- a CDS encoding Crp/Fnr family transcriptional regulator → MSSNIPLIKGILKDFFLFTHLDEEKLNSLVSISSLVEYKKESILFFEGEEPKSLIILIDGILKVYKTDLKGNKVILHRFYPVDLIAELVNIEHMNYPASGEFETDGKAILINYKEFEKKFLKDPEVSFAFIKSLSKKIKYLENVIATNLVMNSTARVAKFICEHGHEISKLKKSMIAADLNMAPETLSRILKKLSTLKLIEREKDEIIILDKEGLTTFYL, encoded by the coding sequence TTGAGCTCAAACATACCATTAATAAAAGGTATATTGAAAGATTTTTTCCTTTTCACACATTTAGATGAGGAAAAACTTAACTCTTTAGTATCAATATCTAGTCTTGTAGAATATAAAAAAGAGAGTATTCTATTTTTTGAGGGAGAAGAGCCAAAATCCCTTATTATTCTTATTGATGGTATTTTAAAAGTTTATAAAACTGATTTAAAAGGTAATAAAGTAATTCTTCACAGATTTTACCCTGTAGACTTAATTGCAGAGTTGGTAAATATTGAGCATATGAATTACCCTGCATCTGGAGAGTTTGAAACAGATGGAAAAGCTATTTTAATAAACTATAAAGAGTTTGAGAAAAAGTTTCTCAAAGATCCTGAAGTATCTTTTGCATTTATAAAATCTCTCTCAAAAAAGATTAAATATCTTGAAAATGTTATTGCTACAAATTTAGTAATGAACTCTACAGCTCGAGTAGCAAAATTTATTTGTGAGCATGGTCATGAAATATCAAAATTAAAAAAAAGTATGATAGCAGCTGATCTTAATATGGCTCCTGAAACTCTTTCTAGAATTTTAAAAAAACTTTCAACTCTTAAATTGATAGAAAGAGAGAAAGATGAAATTATAATTCTTGATAAAGAAGGTCTTACAACATTCTACTTATAG